A region of Vigna radiata var. radiata cultivar VC1973A chromosome 6, Vradiata_ver6, whole genome shotgun sequence DNA encodes the following proteins:
- the LOC106763798 gene encoding glutathione S-transferase F11-like gives MEEERFDSPSRIVTYYKGGNSFSRSLKELGEMMEIYENALGNSRYLAGDEFTLADLFHLPSVHNLLSITQIAPLFASPNLSRWSNDISSRPSWKKLLQIRKEYLKRN, from the coding sequence ATGGAGGAGGAGAGATTTGATTCACCTTCACGTATTGTGACGTATTATAAGGGAGGTAATTCTTTTTCGAGGAGTTTAAAAGAGTTGGGTGAGATGATGGAGATATATGAGAATGCACTAGGGAATAGTCGTTATCTAGCTGGAGATGAATTCACACTTGCAGATCTCTTCCATCTTCCCAGTGTTCATAACTTGCTCAGTATCACTCAAATTGCTCCGCTATTTGCTTCTCCAAACCTTTCCAGATGGTCCAACGATATCTCCTCTCGTCCTTCTTGGAAGAAGCTTCTTCAAATTCGCAAAGAATACTTAAAGAGGAATTAA